Proteins found in one Stigmatopora nigra isolate UIUO_SnigA chromosome 15, RoL_Snig_1.1, whole genome shotgun sequence genomic segment:
- the cbx2 gene encoding chromobox protein homolog 2, protein MEELSAVGEQVFDAECILNKRLRKGKLEFLIKWRGWSSKHNSWEPQENILDPRLLAAFNKKEQEKELLIRKRGKRPRGRPRKIPDNVPEASKSNSSSSGSSSSSSDSSSSCSSSSSSSSDDDDNNNERQTSPGVQTRDLHPHPVPQKKAQIVVAKQEPPKKRGRKSLSKGLGKCLKKDSDLPGSIKKPVHLASFAFMGFHRGSAREITGGPDRGSQTHGGTSRLSLNPALSNRSVTPSPVSLVKSSPGRNVTEGKLSVSSMELCKSRGVASLNLNPSKHHIQGSPQRNSNTPSVQKAHVLQRITNAKTMAAQAAKNIAANQPLNPNGKVSQGNKSPASPLRNITHPPQKLNQNREYKTPMSPAPPGGVRKSAPVKDLAEIQTFRAKLEKGEVLKPENHTERPTSKDGKMSTGEDESSSDSDRDSSDAGQERLTAVHNQDWKPTRSLIEHVFVTDVTANLVTVTVKESPTSVGFFSIRNY, encoded by the exons ACACAACAGCTGGGAGCCCCAAGAGAACATTCTTGATCCTAGACTTCTAGCGGCCTTCAACAAGAA GGAACAAGAGAAAGAGCTTCTGATCCGCAAACGTGGGAAGAGGCCCAGAGGACGACCGCGCAAAATTCCC GATAATGTTCCCGAGGCCTCCAAGTCAAACAGCTCTTCATCCGGTTCTTCATCTTCGTCTTCCGATTCCTCGTCTTCTTGTtcttcgtcgtcctcctcgtcctcggatgacgacgacaacaacaacgaaCGTCAAACTAGCCCCGGGGTCCAGACACGAGACCTCCACCCGCACCCTGTTCCTCAGAAGAAGGCCCAGATCGTAGTGGCTAAGCAggaacccccaaaaaaacgaggACGCAAATCTCTAAGTAAAGGCCTTGGGAAATGTCTCAAGAAGGATTCTGATCTTCCCGGATCAATCAAGAAGCCGGTTCACTTGGCCAGTTTTGCCTTCATGGGTTTCCACCGAGGCTCGGCCAGGGAAATCACAGGTGGTCCTGACCGTGGATCCCAAACCCATGGGGGGACTTCCAGATTATCTTTAAACCCGGCCCTCTCCAACAGATCCGTTACACCTTCCCCTGTGTCCCTGGTGAAATCCAGTCCAGGTAGGAACGTAACCGAGGGTAAATTGTCCGTCTCCAGTATGGAATTGTGCAAATCTAGAGGGGTGGCGTCTTTGAATTTGAACCCATCCAAACATCACATCCAAGGATCCCCCCAACGCAACTCAAACACCCCCAGCGTACAAAAGGCCCATGTACTACAGAGAATAACGAACGCCAAAACCATGGCGGCCCAAGCGGCAAAGAACATTGCGGCAAATCAGCCGCTCAACCCAAACGGAAAGGTATCGCAGGGTAACAAATCTCCCGCATCGCCCTTGAGGAACATCACACACCCCCCTCAAAAATTGAACCAAAACCGGGAGTACAAAACCCCCATGAGTCCTGCTCCTCCTGGAGGCGTCCGCAAGTCCGCTCCCGTCAAAGATCTGGCGGAGATCCAGACCTTCAGGGCAAAGTTGGAGAAAGGCGAGGTACTCAAACCCGAGAACCACACAGAAAGGCCGACCTCCAAAGATGGCAAGATGAGCACGGGCGAGGACGAAAGCAGCTCGGATTCAGACCGGGACTCGTCGGACGCCGGGCAAGAGCGCTTGACGGCGGTCCACAACCAAGACTGGAAGCCCACCCGCAGTCTGATCGAACACGTCTTTGTCACCGACGTCACCGCCAACTTGGTCACCGTCACGGTCAAAGAATCGCCCACCAGCGTGGGATTCTTCAGTATCCGCAACTACTGA